A section of the Enterobacter sp. C2 genome encodes:
- the lptA gene encoding lipopolysaccharide ABC transporter substrate-binding protein LptA has translation MKFKINKLSLNLALASVLLAASVPALAVTGDTDQPIHIESDQQSLDMQGNVVTFTGNVVVTQGTIKINADKVVVTRPGGQEGKEIIDGYGNPATFYQMQDNGKPVQGHAGQLHYELQNDFVVLTGNAFLEQQDSNITGDKITYLVKEQKMQAFSEKGKRVTTVLVPSQLQDKGNKPAPAQKKSN, from the coding sequence ATGAAATTCAAAATAAACAAACTCAGCCTTAATCTTGCGCTTGCCAGCGTACTTCTGGCCGCATCTGTCCCGGCGCTGGCCGTGACCGGCGATACCGATCAGCCGATCCATATTGAATCTGACCAGCAGTCTCTGGATATGCAGGGCAACGTGGTCACCTTCACCGGCAACGTGGTGGTGACCCAGGGCACGATTAAGATCAATGCCGATAAAGTGGTCGTTACCCGTCCGGGCGGCCAGGAGGGCAAAGAGATCATTGACGGCTACGGCAACCCGGCCACCTTCTATCAGATGCAGGATAACGGCAAGCCGGTGCAGGGCCATGCGGGTCAGCTGCACTACGAGCTGCAAAATGACTTCGTGGTGCTGACCGGCAACGCCTTCCTTGAGCAGCAGGACAGCAATATCACCGGCGACAAAATTACCTATCTGGTCAAAGAGCAAAAAATGCAGGCGTTTAGCGAAAAAGGCAAGCGCGTGACCACCGTCCTGGTCCCGTCTCAGCTGCAGGACAAAGGCAATAAACCGGCACCGGCCCAGAAGAAGAGTAACTAA
- the lptB gene encoding LPS export ABC transporter ATP-binding protein, translating into MATLTAKNLAKAYKGRRVVEDVSLTVKSGEIVGLLGPNGAGKTTTFYMVVGIVSRDAGNIIIDDEDISLLPLHARARRGIGYLPQEASIFRRLSVYDNLMAVLQIRDDLSSEQREDRANELMEEFHIEHLRDSLGQALSGGERRRVEIARALAANPKFILLDEPFAGVDPISVIDIKRIIEHLRDSGLGVLITDHNVRETLAVCERAYIVSQGHLIAHGTPQQILEDEQVKRVYLGEDFRL; encoded by the coding sequence ATGGCAACGTTAACTGCAAAAAATCTTGCTAAAGCCTATAAAGGCCGCCGCGTGGTCGAGGATGTGAGCCTGACCGTTAAATCCGGCGAAATTGTGGGCCTGCTTGGCCCTAACGGGGCGGGTAAAACCACCACGTTTTACATGGTCGTTGGTATTGTCTCCCGCGACGCGGGTAACATCATTATTGATGACGAAGATATCAGCCTGCTGCCGTTGCACGCGCGCGCGCGCCGCGGTATCGGCTATCTGCCGCAGGAGGCCTCTATTTTCCGCCGCCTGAGCGTATACGATAACCTGATGGCAGTGCTGCAAATTCGTGACGATCTCTCCTCAGAGCAGCGCGAAGATCGCGCCAATGAGCTGATGGAAGAGTTTCACATCGAACACCTGCGCGACAGCCTCGGCCAGGCCCTCTCCGGCGGTGAGCGCCGCCGCGTTGAGATCGCCCGTGCGCTGGCAGCAAATCCTAAATTTATCCTGCTGGATGAACCCTTTGCCGGCGTTGACCCCATCTCCGTTATCGACATTAAGCGCATCATTGAGCACCTGCGCGACAGCGGACTCGGCGTGCTGATCACCGATCACAACGTGCGCGAGACGCTGGCCGTGTGCGAACGCGCCTACATCGTCAGCCAGGGGCATCTCATTGCCCACGGCACGCCGCAGCAAATCCTTGAAGACGAACAGGTTAAACGCGTATATCTTGGGGAAGACTTCAGACTCTGA
- the lptC gene encoding LPS export ABC transporter periplasmic protein LptC, whose amino-acid sequence MSKTRRWVIILLSLAVLVLIGVNLTDRDDDSEVVINNSEPTYRSEHTDTVVYSPEGALNYRLIAQHVEYFSDQAVSWFTQPVLTTFDENKVPTWSIRSDKAKLTDDRMLYLYGHVEVNALTAESQLRKITTDNAQINLITQDVTSNDLVTLYGTTFNSSGLKMRGNLRSQNAELIEKVRTSYEIQNKQTQP is encoded by the coding sequence ATGAGTAAAACCAGACGTTGGGTTATCATTCTGCTTTCGCTGGCGGTGCTGGTATTGATTGGCGTCAACCTCACCGATCGGGATGACGACAGCGAGGTCGTGATCAACAATAGTGAGCCGACCTACCGCAGCGAGCACACCGATACCGTGGTCTACAGCCCGGAAGGGGCGTTGAACTATCGCCTGATCGCACAGCACGTGGAGTATTTCTCTGACCAGGCAGTCTCCTGGTTTACGCAACCGGTATTAACAACCTTTGACGAAAATAAAGTGCCCACCTGGTCGATTAGGTCAGATAAAGCCAAACTGACTGATGACCGTATGCTGTATCTTTATGGACATGTTGAGGTCAATGCCCTGACAGCAGAGTCCCAACTGCGGAAAATCACGACGGATAACGCGCAGATTAACCTGATTACTCAGGATGTTACCTCGAACGATCTGGTCACGTTATACGGTACAACATTTAATTCCAGCGGCCTGAAAATGCGCGGCAACTTACGCAGCCAAAACGCCGAGCTGATTGAAAAGGTTAGAACCTCCTATGAAATTCAAAATAAACAAACTCAGCCTTAA
- the rpoN gene encoding RNA polymerase factor sigma-54, which translates to MKQGLQLRLSQQLAMTPQLQQAIRLLQLSTLELQQELQQALDSNPLLEQTDLHDEIDAQQTQDTETLDSADALEQKDMPEELPLDASWDEIYTAGTPSGNGVDYQDDELPVYQGETTQSLQDYLMWQVELTPFSDTDRAIATSIVDAVDETGYLTVSLEDILDSMGDSNVGLDEVEAVLKRVQRFDPVGVAARDLRDCLLIQLSQFASDTPWQAEAKLIISDHLDLLANHDFRTLMRVTRLKEEVLKEAVNLIQSLDPRPGQSIQTGEPEYVIPDVLVRKHNGRWMVELNGDSIPRLQINQHYAAMCSGTRNDADSQFIRSNLQEAKWLIKSLESRNDTLLRVSRCIVEQQQAFFDKGEEFMKPMVLADIAQAVEMHESTISRVTTQKYLHSPRGIFELKYFFSSHVNTEGGGEASSTAIRALVKKLIAAENPAKPLSDSKLTTLLSDQGIMVARRTVAKYRESLSIPPSNQRKQLV; encoded by the coding sequence ATGAAGCAAGGTTTGCAACTGCGGCTAAGCCAACAGCTCGCCATGACGCCCCAACTGCAACAGGCTATTCGTCTGTTGCAGCTCTCGACGCTGGAACTTCAGCAAGAACTTCAGCAGGCGCTGGATAGCAACCCGCTGCTGGAGCAAACCGATCTTCACGATGAGATAGACGCCCAGCAGACCCAGGACACCGAAACATTAGACTCCGCCGACGCCCTTGAGCAGAAAGATATGCCCGAGGAGCTGCCGCTGGATGCCAGCTGGGATGAGATCTACACCGCCGGTACGCCGTCGGGCAACGGCGTAGACTACCAGGACGACGAGCTTCCCGTCTACCAGGGCGAGACTACCCAGTCACTCCAGGACTACCTGATGTGGCAGGTGGAGCTGACCCCCTTCTCTGATACCGATCGCGCTATTGCCACCTCCATTGTCGACGCCGTGGATGAGACGGGCTACCTGACCGTCTCGCTGGAGGATATCCTCGACAGTATGGGCGATAGCAACGTTGGGCTGGACGAGGTCGAAGCGGTGCTGAAACGCGTCCAGCGTTTCGATCCGGTGGGCGTAGCGGCAAGAGACCTGCGCGACTGCCTGCTGATTCAGCTCTCCCAGTTCGCCAGCGATACGCCGTGGCAGGCCGAAGCCAAACTGATCATCAGCGATCACCTCGATCTGCTGGCGAACCACGATTTCCGCACCCTGATGCGCGTGACCCGCCTGAAGGAAGAGGTGCTGAAAGAGGCGGTGAACCTGATCCAGTCGCTGGATCCGCGCCCTGGCCAGTCGATCCAGACCGGCGAGCCGGAGTATGTGATCCCCGACGTGCTGGTGCGCAAGCATAACGGCCGCTGGATGGTCGAGCTGAACGGTGACAGCATTCCGCGTTTGCAGATCAACCAGCACTACGCCGCCATGTGCAGCGGCACGCGTAACGATGCCGATAGCCAGTTTATCCGCAGCAATCTTCAGGAAGCCAAATGGCTGATTAAGAGCCTGGAGAGCCGCAACGATACCCTGCTGCGCGTCAGCCGCTGCATCGTTGAACAGCAGCAGGCCTTTTTCGACAAAGGCGAAGAGTTTATGAAACCGATGGTGCTGGCGGATATCGCCCAGGCCGTCGAGATGCACGAATCCACCATTTCACGCGTAACAACCCAGAAGTACCTGCACAGCCCGAGAGGTATTTTTGAGCTTAAATACTTTTTCTCCAGCCACGTGAATACCGAAGGCGGCGGCGAAGCCTCGTCGACGGCTATTCGCGCGCTGGTGAAGAAGCTAATAGCCGCAGAAAACCCTGCGAAACCACTGAGTGACAGTAAGTTGACCACCCTGCTGTCCGACCAGGGTATCATGGTGGCTCGCCGTACCGTTGCGAAGTATCGAGAGTCTTTATCCATCCCGCCGTCTAACCAGCGCAAGCAGCTGGTCTGA
- the kdsC gene encoding 3-deoxy-manno-octulosonate-8-phosphatase KdsC, protein MSNAGASLATCYGPVSTQVIAKAEKIRLLILDVDGVMSDGLIFMGNNGEELKAFNVRDGYGIRCALTSGIEVAIITGRKAKLLEDRCATLGITHLYQGQSDKLIAYRELLATLAVSADEVAYVGDDLIDWPVMAEVGLSVAVADAHPLLLPRADYVTHIQGGRGAVREVCDLLLLAQGKLEEAKGQSI, encoded by the coding sequence ATGAGTAATGCTGGTGCGTCACTGGCGACCTGCTACGGGCCGGTCAGTACGCAAGTGATAGCAAAGGCGGAGAAGATCCGTCTGCTGATCCTGGACGTCGACGGCGTAATGTCTGACGGCCTGATTTTTATGGGTAATAATGGTGAAGAGCTGAAAGCGTTCAACGTGCGCGACGGCTACGGCATCCGCTGCGCGTTGACCTCGGGCATCGAGGTGGCCATCATTACCGGTCGCAAGGCCAAGCTGCTGGAAGACCGCTGCGCTACGCTGGGGATCACGCACCTTTATCAAGGACAGTCAGACAAGCTGATCGCCTACCGGGAGCTGCTCGCTACCCTCGCCGTCAGCGCCGATGAGGTCGCCTACGTGGGTGACGACCTGATCGACTGGCCGGTGATGGCGGAAGTCGGTTTAAGCGTGGCCGTGGCCGATGCACACCCGCTGCTGCTGCCGCGTGCGGACTACGTTACGCATATTCAGGGTGGACGCGGCGCGGTACGTGAAGTCTGCGATCTGCTGCTTCTGGCGCAGGGCAAACTGGAAGAGGCCAAAGGGCAATCGATATGA
- the hpf gene encoding ribosome hibernation promoting factor has protein sequence MQLNITGHNVEITEALRDFVGTKFAKLEQYFERINQVYIVLKVEKVTHVADATLHVNGGDLHASAEGQDMYAAIDGLIDKLARQLNKHKDKLKQH, from the coding sequence ATGCAGCTCAACATTACAGGGCACAATGTCGAAATTACTGAAGCACTGCGCGATTTTGTCGGTACAAAATTTGCTAAGCTGGAGCAGTACTTCGAGCGGATCAATCAGGTCTACATTGTGTTAAAAGTGGAGAAAGTGACGCACGTCGCGGACGCCACACTGCACGTTAACGGTGGCGACCTCCACGCCAGTGCGGAAGGGCAAGACATGTATGCGGCTATCGACGGTTTAATTGATAAACTGGCGCGACAGTTAAACAAACATAAAGATAAACTGAAACAACACTAA
- a CDS encoding calcium/sodium antiporter, translated as MLLAMALLIIGLLLVVYSADRLVFAASILCRSVGIPPLIIGMTVVTIGTSLPEIIVSMAASLHGQMDLAIGTALGSNIVNILLILGLAALFHPFTVHSDILRREIPLMLIVSALAGAVLYDGQLSRADGFFLLLLAVLWLVFIVKIGRQGNDSLTREQLAELPREGSLSVAFLWLGVALIVMPMATRMVIDNATVLANVLGMSELTIGLTVIAIGTSLPELATAIAGTRKGEDDIAIGNIIGSSIINIAIVLGLPALIVPGSFNPLAFTRDYGVMLAVSVIFALLCWRRQRQTGRGAGALLIGGFIIWMAMLYWLSPYITG; from the coding sequence ATGCTTTTAGCGATGGCGCTGTTAATTATTGGTTTACTTTTGGTGGTCTACAGTGCCGATCGTCTGGTGTTTGCCGCATCTATTCTCTGTCGAAGCGTCGGGATCCCGCCGCTGATCATCGGCATGACGGTGGTCACCATCGGCACCTCTCTCCCTGAAATCATTGTCTCGATGGCCGCTTCCCTGCATGGGCAGATGGATCTGGCCATCGGCACGGCGCTGGGCTCCAACATTGTTAATATTCTGCTGATCCTCGGTCTGGCCGCCCTGTTCCATCCATTTACCGTACATTCTGATATTCTGCGCCGCGAAATCCCGCTAATGTTGATCGTTAGCGCGCTGGCTGGCGCAGTGCTGTACGATGGCCAGCTTAGCCGGGCGGACGGCTTCTTTTTACTGCTGTTAGCCGTGCTCTGGCTGGTATTCATTGTTAAGATTGGCCGCCAGGGCAACGATAGCCTGACGCGGGAGCAGCTGGCAGAGCTGCCCCGTGAAGGCAGCCTGTCGGTGGCGTTTCTCTGGCTGGGGGTCGCGCTGATCGTCATGCCGATGGCAACCCGGATGGTGATTGATAACGCCACGGTGCTGGCTAACGTGCTGGGGATGAGCGAGTTGACTATCGGCCTGACGGTCATTGCTATTGGCACTAGCCTGCCGGAGCTGGCTACCGCTATCGCCGGCACACGCAAAGGCGAAGATGATATTGCCATCGGTAATATCATCGGCTCCAGCATTATTAATATCGCCATTGTGCTGGGCCTGCCCGCGCTGATTGTGCCCGGCTCCTTTAACCCGCTGGCCTTTACGCGTGACTACGGCGTGATGCTGGCGGTCAGCGTTATCTTTGCCCTGCTGTGCTGGCGTCGGCAGCGCCAGACGGGCCGGGGTGCAGGGGCGTTGTTGATCGGCGGTTTTATCATATGGATGGCGATGCTCTACTGGCTATCGCCGTATATCACTGGATAA
- the kdsD gene encoding arabinose-5-phosphate isomerase KdsD — translation MSHIDLPPGFDFQQAGRDVLTIEREGLAELDRYINEDFTEACEKMFYCAGKVVVMGMGKSGHIGRKMAATFASTGTPSFFVHPGEAAHGDLGMVAPQDIVIALSNSGESNEILALIPVLKRLQVPLICVTSRPESSMARAADIHLCVKVPREACPLGLAPTSSTTAALVMGDALAVALLKARGFTAEDFALSHPGGALGRKLLLRVNDIMHTGDEIPHVSKEASLRDALLEITRKNLGMTVVCDDLMKIEGIFTDGDLRRVFDMGADVRNLGIADVMTPGGIRVRAGTLAVDVLNLMQSRHITAVMVADGDQLLGVVHMHDLLRAGVV, via the coding sequence ATGTCGCACATAGATTTGCCGCCGGGCTTTGACTTTCAACAGGCAGGCAGGGATGTACTGACCATTGAACGTGAAGGCCTGGCCGAGCTTGACCGCTATATCAACGAGGACTTTACCGAAGCCTGCGAAAAGATGTTCTACTGCGCCGGTAAAGTGGTGGTGATGGGCATGGGCAAATCTGGCCATATCGGGCGTAAAATGGCAGCAACCTTCGCAAGTACCGGCACGCCGTCGTTTTTTGTGCATCCTGGCGAGGCCGCCCACGGCGATCTCGGCATGGTCGCTCCACAGGATATCGTTATCGCGCTGTCGAACTCCGGCGAATCGAACGAGATCCTCGCGCTGATTCCGGTGCTGAAACGCTTGCAGGTGCCGCTGATCTGCGTCACCAGCCGCCCGGAGAGCAGCATGGCGCGAGCGGCGGATATTCATCTGTGCGTCAAAGTGCCTCGTGAAGCCTGTCCGCTGGGGCTGGCCCCCACCTCCAGCACCACGGCGGCGCTGGTCATGGGCGATGCGCTGGCGGTAGCGCTGTTGAAGGCACGCGGCTTTACGGCAGAGGACTTTGCCCTCTCCCACCCCGGCGGCGCGCTGGGACGCAAGCTACTGCTGCGGGTAAACGATATTATGCACACCGGGGATGAGATCCCCCACGTCAGCAAAGAGGCCTCCCTGCGCGACGCGCTGCTGGAGATCACCCGCAAAAACCTGGGCATGACGGTGGTGTGCGACGACCTGATGAAGATTGAAGGCATCTTCACCGATGGCGATCTGCGCCGCGTGTTTGATATGGGCGCAGACGTAAGAAATCTGGGTATCGCTGACGTGATGACCCCCGGCGGCATTCGCGTTCGCGCAGGCACGCTGGCGGTTGACGTCCTGAACCTGATGCAGTCCCGGCATATTACGGCGGTGATGGTTGCCGATGGCGACCAACTGCTGGGTGTGGTACATATGCACGATCTGCTGCGCGCAGGCGTAGTGTAA